GGAGAAGTTCGTTTAGGGATTGTTcaggtatagggaagccgttgacttgaatggaccgggaagaaaattgtactaagctgaggtgggggATGAGcaaatggtgggagcatttgagagattgaaagaggaggctgctagggacgtcaccttggcttttcttccggactacagtgaggatgccagtaagcttgagttgtatactgatgctagtaagtttagtatgggaggatgcttggtgcagatgcaagaggtgaatggggagggacaattgagagtgattgcgtatgtaaGTAAAGCTgttaataaagcagagcttaagtattcggtggttgagaaggagcttgcggcaataaggttttgtgtgaaagcgttgaaagtgtttttgtatggggtaaaatttgtcataaggacagatcatcggctgttagtttatatgatcaagaaggaaagtgtgaatgctaggattgcgaggacaattgaggatttgagtgaatttgattttggcttagaatatgtgcagtaaaaatgtgattgctgataagatgtctaggatgcatggtaaggacagtggtgttgtgaaaagtgactgggatccgaatatggtacctgaggggttggttgtaaaaagagaggtttgaggggaatgacagagtgtgtgaatgtttgttttcagcattgaaaaacttggaaggtaagggtccggttgaagaggtacccggtatgcgtgaatgagttgcgagtgaaagttggatgagtgatgtgcagaaggaagtggcatgtgcggaggaacaaggtgggcaaggagaagtgttgcatgaattgttgtcagcagtagctgagttgtttggaataaaagtgttgttgtattttggatgggacagaccggttgaatattgaggaagggtgagtacaggtaatgaacgtggggttgATGATTCAGTGCGTAACGGTTGTaatggttggttacaaaaagggactgtgaaggggatctgagtcagaattgtggaaatggggaattaactgaggatgaatgtgatgaggaggattgtgatgtggataacccgGGACGTGgtagtgagtgtgtgtatgcatgggactcgagggaaatggtgacgtttgtccaagtaaatgatagtgagtagtgtagtttggttgacacaggggcacaagtttccttggtgagtgggtcagtggtgagtgaacttgagagatgtgattgggaagtgaaaaggcagtctacaagtgtgatAATACCATGGGTTAGGTGACAAATAAAAGTGTTTCAGTATGGGAAGaaggtacggttaaaggttatGGTTGGGGGATCTTGAAAAGTAATGCATAAAGCTTTATCGTCCATAGGTAAGAGCAATGATATGCCATTTCTTGCTTTTTTAATATGGGATGAGATTTTTTGAGGATATacgatatagacgtagatataggaaatggaattcttagaaaggggggcagacaagtagctaggattcaagatggtaatgtgtttgtagcaaactttgtgggtatgattgatattgctaggagtgagaatgatctgttgagtgagggaagagattgaggaaatgcaaagtAAGTGCatggagataagtgtgttgcggCAATGTgtttttgggaggagtgcgtgtggaagactggccatgtgagttggatgtataataagagggttgctaaacgttgTGGTGTgcaaaacatagtgtactttttgcatcaggaaggggtgtgaTGACAAGGAAatgtatgtgccagtgttttctgttgagtcagctgtgagtatgtgtttgttggtgcatgatcagtttgggcatatgggaaaaaaataagctgtgggaatgcatgagagagagattgtatgctcctgggttgaataagatttgtgtggatgtggctgtcacgtgtgaagactgtcagaggggaaagtatcatatcagtgtgtgcatgcaagtccacctgtgttgcaattgcagatgaaagagccatttgaaatgcttgtgattgattgtgtttctttgcctaggactgcgagaggacacatggagatgattgtgatggtggatcacatgagtaaattttgcATATGTGGTTGCCCAATCAAAGATAaaaggagtgaaactgttgcacgaatggtgggtcaagtgatgttgcccatgtgtgtgtaagccggcaaaaatgttgagtgataatggacctgagtttgtgggatgggaatttgaagaaatgttgaaggaatggggtattgtgcatgtgtattctactccgtatatgcctagtgcgaatgggttggctgaaaggactgtaaggacgatgactgagattttgcgaatgatgagtaagagcgacaaggattgggatatgtatgtaggacgtgcagtttgggcatataatgccacactgcagaagagtataggtatgtctccttgtaaatatgtgttgaattttgaaaaaggccgtttggttttcgttttttttttctctttttttttttttttattttttttttattgttcggttttctttgtcgttttttttggcgttttttttgTGTCAggaccgcggttgggtctgtcagaaggtgatcaggatttgtggaagaaagcgagtgaaaggtttgagagttttaagattggggataaggtgttgaaagaggtggttgagatgggaagaatgaatgtgaataaagtaagggagaaatttgaagggccttttgagattttggaagtgggaccgagtggattgagttatgttttggggaaattgcgagtaggtgggggactggatgaggttagggcacaccataaccagctccgtaagtggagggaagtaccacagtatgttcgggagaatgcaatgagtgagtggttgagggtgaataagtatgagcccactgttggtgaacaaatgggtctgggagatcgacagttggtgttggttgagtatggaagaaaacagaagagtgtggagagaggaagtggaagggaaaagcgtgaacggcatggtaaaggggttggtggtagggtgcaaacggttgataaggcatgtgctacggatgactttgggggaatgaatgatacctgtagtgtatgtgggtttgagttgacagggacaagacttcagtgagaaggaaactgagtagtgaggaggtagttgataggatggataagtctttgcaggagtttgacagaagtatggatgaactgagtggtttggtggccgaaataggggagatgttggaaccagacttagaagacatcggtgaagtagtgaatggaatttgggaggatggtagtgagggagataatgggagtttgaaaggaagtggtttggaagaagtgaatggcgatgtaactgaaagagtgtatgatggtcctcaaacaagatccagggggcctgcatctgagcatccttgggtgttgcgaaaggcaatttagtgtggatgttgtgagtgtaaggagatgttgtgaaatgtaatgggggaggtaatatggaggagtaatgatagtttatatttgacacatctccaaaggttgtgagagagagagagagagagagagagagattggtggaagaatgaatgggagtggttaaatggcggtcggaagtatGTCTGTTATGGCGCTCTGTAggaagtcaatggaagtctgttacgagagtcgaaAACAGTGAGatgtctggtcaagtcagtgtcggttttggcagcagttgtcctttggtgtttcgttgtttgggtgttatttgatagattttggggttgtgaagttgttgtgcgtgtgtctgtctggttgtggtgaggttaagaaggttggtgtgCATTTTTTggcggtgtctgttagtggttgGTTGGGGCAGTGTGGTTTGCGGGATTGTTGTAActtctgtaagtcgtgtggttgtcgtgttttttggGTGTGGTTCATCTGCATTGAGTtgtcgggttattgagtttttgtggggttgtgggtctcgggggCGTTGGTTGGtgcttggttgtcggcggtggttgtgtcggctagcctatagcctatactatccagtggacagcacagcctagccctgagtagcagaagccagaggtgagtacctgtttgtgttttttgttctgtatgtaggtatgggtcaattgtcctgctgtattttgtagtgttaagtggaaagtgtgattgagggtgggtttgatagccagacaggttaagtttatgtggggaggttacttgcaTATCTCAGCTTTGATTTCGCATGCAATTTCCTTAGAAAACCGACTTTGCATGTTAGTTTGAATATTTGGGAATTATTTTTAGATTCTTATAGCATAGGCCATTAATAAGCAGCATTTGCCTCATTGGTAGCAGTACCTATGCCTTTTCCTGCAGGTGTTTCTTCCTCTTACCTCCCCTCCCTTAATCCCATTACATTCATGATTCCTTAACACTTCTTCCTCCAGTTCAGTTTGTTTCCAAATTAAACAGATGAGACTTTTAATATCAGATGCCACTGAAGAGAAATCATTGCACTAAGATTTTATGTGCATGCCATATCTCGTAATGTATTACTAAAGTATTAAagcacatttcctttttttttccaggtccGCATGCAGAGTGGGATTTCCATaagatctctctcctcaattTCAAGTGCCACATCTGTCAGTGGTTCTGATCTGAGCTCAGACACAGACTCAGATTCTTCTTCATCTCTGACGCAATCACCAGATGCAAAATTAACTTTAGGTTTGTCAAGGAGTtgatttggttattattattcttattattagtttgatttttattatttcagtgatGATTGTATAGGGAAAAGATGTTGCACCAAAAATGTGTCTGGTAATATGATGTCTttacaataaaacatgtttttctACAAACCCGTTAATGATAATTAGCCTTAATTTGTATGAAATGAACCAAATCGCACCATCTTCATAGTCTTGAAAGAATATTCCTACTGCATCTGCCCAAAGatagtaaatcataaataaatgagaatGCGAAGCTACGTATATCGAAATCTACCATTCATATGattgatatttaaaaatttggattcTTAAAGTCATTCATACAGGGTAATCATAGTAAGCTCTATCATGGATTCCTATTTTAAATCTATATGTACTATTGTAaatccttttgagattttgggaAGGTCCCAAAATTCACCTGTGCAAATCAGGCATTGTTTTTCGTATTTTGgatgttctgaatttattttTGCTATAAGAAAGCTGATTCTGATGtcattttactttatattcaGAAATGGAAAGTAACAACACTTCTCAGTCAGTTGAAATTAACTGATATCTGTAACAAATTTCAACGTGTATAAAGTTTATTTTACCAAATTCAGTCTTCCTATACGGGCAGTCCCCGGATAATGGCATCCAATTTTATGGGACTTGTCTAGCGTCataaaattggcaacgtatggcaccataacaggccaAAGCGCCTCAGCTTCGTGGTTGGTAAGGTATtagtgtcccacctcggtggtcgcgggtttgattcttggccattccattgaggagtgagagatgtgtatttctgttgatggaagttcactctcaacgtggttcggaagtcacgtaaagccgttggtccggttgctgaataacctctggttccgtgcaatgtaaaagcagcatacaaacaaaaataacaggctaagttttggttatcggcgccattaaccgaaactgcaccataagcgccataaatcactgagttttggttaatggcgagAACGGAtcccctgccgataaccggggactgcctatatagtGCTACATTTCATCTGATAGTATCATCCTGTGGCAGTGTGGCACACACTGCACTGAAGCCACATACTATCAGCATAAAGTTGATGGACCAATGGAGGATTTTTATCAAGCCAATTTCTAaacactttttaaatttttaatgtcCAGGTATTATAACAATCACTTTGAATTTTGTCATTTAGTctgtttaaattaaaaataagccTAATTGTGTTGTTTTTCATGTAATTCAAAGTACTAACACTAAATCTGAATACATTAAATATGAAACATTCAAGTCtctaactttttaaatttatttgcaGGTCGCATGCGCATGGATCATATGGATGAAGAAGAATTGAATGATGCAAGTCATCAGGCTCAGCCTCCTGAGGGGCTTAAAAATTTCCTGCCTTACTTTGAGAAATATGGTTATCAAGAAGGTCTCGGTTACTCAGAAGATTGGAATTACAATGAATTTTATgagagaggtagaggtagaggcaGGGGAAGATGGAGGTTTCCAAGAGGGCCTTGGCGAGGCCGTGGATTCAGAGATCGAGGCAGAGGGTTTAGGGATAGAGGCAGAGGTTACCGTGGTTCTTGGCAAGGCAGTGGCTATGGCTATGATGAAACTAAGAAACCTCTAGAAACCTTCAAACCGAAAACAACATGGTATAAAAAAGGCGAAGCTGGAGACGATTCATCTTACTCACGGTCAAGGTCCCGATCAAGATCCAGGAGGTCTTTTTCAAGGTCCAGATCTAGATCTAGGAGATCAGGTTCCAGGGGAAGATCCCAGTCTAGATCAAAAAGAACAAGGTCAAGATCTAGATCGAAGTCACGTTCGAAGTCTAGAAGATCAAGAACACGTTCTCATTCTAGAACGAAGCATTCACGATCAGCTTCAAGATCAAAGTCGAATCGATCAAGATCAAGGTCTAGAAAGACTCGTTCTAGATCTAAATCTAGTCATGCCAAGTCACATTCAAGATCACGATCTGCTTCGCAAAAACGTTCGAGAAGTAGATCACGAAAACGTTCCAGATCCCGGTCACGTTCTAAGTCACGCTCCAGAAGTCACAGCAGGAGTAAAAGACGAAGACATTCCAGTAGTGAGGAGCATTCCAGTCGTTCAGGCAGTAAGCGCAGATACAAGCACAGAAGTGAACGCAGGGATGATAACAAGAAGAATGTAGAAAACATAAATTATGAAGATTTGCGTGAGAGTGATCTTGAGCTCTCGAGTGATCCAGAGGAGCagtattttcatgattattaCCCAGATGATGAGCGTGAAGATGACTCATATTCTTATGATTACTATGAGAGAGGTGGCAGTTGGAGGGGACACATGGGTTATGGGAGAGGGTCACGTGGACGTAGGTCTCGTAGCTGGCGTGGACGAGGCCGTGGATGGAACTACTCCAGTTATCCTGATTATCATGAGCATGATAATTGGCGCAACAATGATTTGAGTGCTGGAGATCATTATCGTGACATGTACCAAAGGTATTTTGAAAGTCTCACTGACAGAGAAATGGCAGAGAAACAAAATGATGACAAAAAtcctgtggaagaagaaagatcTCAATCTGGATATCAAGATTTGAAAGAAAAAGATAGATACCAATCCAGAGAAAGGGAAACAGGTCACAGGGCCTTATCAGAGGAAAGAAAGTTTCCACCAGAGAAACCGTCACGAGACCGCAACTCTGCTGTTGAAGGAAGGCTTTATTTTGCAAGAAAATCAGCAGACAAACTTTCATCAAGTGATAGCCAGAGGGATGAATTAAACTCTAAAAAGCATGACTATGGCAAAAATTTCTCAGAGGGTAACTCAGTAAAAGATAAAACTCAAATGAGAAGAAATTATGAAGAGCAGGATCGCAGCCCAAGGGGCTGTTCCCAGGAGAACAAAAAACAGGAGCCCAGCAGGTTTAGAAATCACCGTGAAAACAGAGCGGAGGATCACAGAAGCAGAGATAGCAAGGACCGGGGATTTGAGGATATTGCTGGCATTGATGAAAGATGGAAAACACAGGTTATGAGGGCTGATTTAGAAAGAGTAAAAGGCACCAGAAAAGAAGTGTCAGTGAAAGACAGGCTGAGCTTTGTGAAGCGCGAACCAACTGTCGTCCACTCCAAATATAACCCTGGTTATGATTATGCCAGGAAGCCACCACGAAAAAATCAGAACGATGCTCGATTCAATATTGAAAACAGAGGGCACAGTGAACAGATAAAGTTAAAAGATAGATTAGATTTTGATTATGGTAGGGAAAGACAGAATGAAAGAGGTGGTGAAATCCAACCAAGGCGAGATGATCGTGCCAGGGAATTACGAGAAAGACGTGATGTGAAAGTTTATGACAGAGATGGTCGTGAAGAAAGAACTGAGAGAAAGAGCAGACTAGATTTTGAGAAGCGTAACTCGCGTGTCAGTTCAGAAAGTGATAGTGAGTCacaaaatgagaaagaaactCGTAAAAAGAGAGAACACAGTGAAAGCAGTGTAAGAAAAGGGAAAGAGAGTTATGAAAGTGAAAGagatactgatgatgatgatgatgatgatgatgaatcccAGCATAAAAGCCATCATAGAAAGCAACGAAAGAATGgcaagaaaaagagaaatgacAGAAGTAGTGACAGAAAACgtaaacataagaaaaagaaaaagaagaaagatagCAGGAGAGACTGAGTagtgttttaaatttttcttttcaggttaaataaattaaaatagacaGTGATcattaacaatatataaataaagaaatagtgaTCCTCATAAATACTGTTGAATTTAAGTGTGATTGTTTCTTTTTCAGAGAACTCTTTTTCTGAAAGACAGTGTGAATAAATAAGCCATGTGTACTAAATTATAAATGGCTCAGTATTGATTCCATTTAGTTGATGCAGTGAACTTTTTATATCATTTATCCTAcactaatttatatacatacttgaaaaatatttacctttCATTTGCTAACAAGAGAAAGATTgacaactcaataaaaaaaacttatgctCTTTTTCAGGTGTTTTTAGATTAAAAAGAGATACATGGTCTCAAGGAATCCTCGTTTTTCTTCAGgtgtaataacagtaatgataagtGTGATGTGGACTGACTTTTTAAACATCATCAGTAAACAGTGTTGCTTCTTTCTCAGGAAAGGTCATATAGTGAAAACAATACTGCATATGTTTTTAGAGAGACATGAACTCTGGATCAAAAGTGTTTATGATTAAGTGAATTGATACAAAACAAAGAGTATGTGCTCATACTATCCAACTACTTGTGTACCATTACGTATATACTTCTAGGTCTTATGTTCTTGTGAATCATCAGCCTATTACTTTTTACTGTGGTATTTCATTGGttatggtggagagagagagagtgtagagtTGCTAGATAAGCATGATCAAAGTAATAGCTTACTGATAGGTGAAACTTCTTGTCTCACCTACTGAGTTTCTTCTTTAGACTGTCTTGATATCAATTTTTTGAAGCTATGTGTACTTTTTGGTTCATTTAACATAGGTTTATATTACAgtataattcattttaaagtttgcTTGACCACTTCCTATATTGCATCATCAGATGTAATTTgtgtttttaatgtttatagGAATGGATCTTTGTTATTGGGAAATTTGTACTTAATACCGATGGTATTTCTTGTTGGATATTTTGTTGAAGGTGAGAGGAAAGTTTCCTTCTTATGATTAATTCCAAGCCACTGCAATACCTAGTGAGATCCTTTACAACAAGAAACTAGTCTTTGTTTCCAGATGATTCATGCATCCAAATATACAGTAATCAAGGATTTTAATCAAACCTCCAGTTCAAAGAATACTGTACTCTCAAGCAGTTTCAAAACATTGTCTACATTATTGATAATACAGTAATAACCGCACTGAAGAATAGATATCTCGGAACTGTGTGATTCATGCTTTGATCTTCGAAGTTATGATTTCATTGGATTCTTTGCAGTTCAGAATTGAGGTTCTTGGTAGTATACAAGAAAATATGGAGAATAGGGGGACATGACCTATAAAATTTTTTGTGAAGGGGTTTATCAGCAAGTGTCATTTTGACTGTGCCCCAATACTCGACCGTTTTACACCAGTGCATGGATGTGACTTTCTAGACATACTTTGCCTTCTTCTTTGAGACTAATGGGACTTCATTGACAGTTTTCCACCCTACTGTCTGCTTTCTACTTTTCCTTGCTTCATATGTCACCCTTCACTTAAGGAGCATGCTAACACCGgtgcgtgttgtctgatattctGATATTAAGgtcaaagagttttttttttttcaaattttcaagtGTCGCCATTCAACCTACGCTTAAAAGTCTCATTAGGAAACTAAACTATTTTCCTCTTAAGTTTATGTAATTTACAGTAGAAaaaacatattcatgattattatatatatttaattatgtaaaaataaagttGCAGTCCAAAATAACTTTCCTAATGACATGATTATCTTCAATAGGTATACAACCTCTTGAAGTTTCATCGAATTTTTTAGTCATGTCTGCGATATTAATATGTATTTGCTTCTTTACATTATAAATTTTGAGCAAATGTGAAAGTCCTTTTAATGCAATTATGTAATAAATAGGTAATTCCCCTTAGTGTAAGTTATAGTCAGTTTACAGTAAATAATATTTAATCCTTGTGAGCTACAAATTGTCACAAAACCTTGTATGATCTAATCACTTGTTGCTGTAAGTTGTAATATTGTCATCTTGTTGTGATAATAGTATCTATTTACATTTCCACATGCGGAAAACAAAAAGGATTAGACCATACAAAGTTTCGTGACAATTTGTTACTCAATAAAAGTAGGACCAAATTGTTGGTGAACTACTTCAGAACAGTTTTTTGAACAGTGGGGTTATTTGAACATTCAACTGTTAGAAAATGTACATAAATAATTTTTGACAATTGACCGAAAGTCAGGCATCGGTGCCCTTCACAAAGCTATGAACAAAATTGTTCGTAAACCTCTGATATAATTTTTTGGGTAGAAGTACTGTAGGATTTGTTTATTTGGGCATTAAACTGTCTAAAAATGTCAGTAactaatttttaatatttctccaAATTCAACCATGGTGAGCTTCCTAAGAATAAATTCATTCAGGCAATTGATATGAAACTAGGATTGTGACATTCTGGTCTTGTTAAACTAAAGTacttttttataatgataattgctttgttgTAATTACTGCCATTAAAAGGACAACTTGTATGATGTATGGCACGATTGTGGCCTTTATAGAAACATTTGATGAATTATCTCTGCTTGCTTGTTACTGATTGACAATTTGAGGTGGAGTTGACCAGGTGCTTGAAGTATTGTAATTGCAACATATTCTACAAAAATTTTGAGCATGTAgcacatttttgaaaacagctccTTGGAGTGTATTTGTGTTTCGGGAGAGTAGATTAATTTCATTACCATCTTGCTGAATTGATGGGATGCTCTTTGGCAGTACTTGTACTTATTGGTCCTGATCTAACAGCAAAAATGAGTCCCTGTAGAAATTATATTGTAGTTCACTGACCTTCCCAGTTCAGTCAGCGGTATGGAAAAGGGTGCTGTTTGTCCTTACAGAACAGCATGCACTGAGCTTTTAGAAAAGCTTTTAAGTCACAACTTGGTCACAATTCCAGGTCCTCCATTCATGATTGCTTCCAAAGCACTAGTATTTCCATGTGTGACTTATTTGATTGATGTATAGTGTTTCATAATGTAAAATTTgtctgcatttttcttttttagtatttCCTCTCCACCAcattaattaaaatgaacaagtgattgtttttattgtgtCAATCTCATAGAGGTAATTTAGAAATGATACATAACCTGGTTTTGATAGGAATTTAATAATGAATCTAAAAACAAGAGCTCATTTATAATAAATGGCAGGTGAGTTAGCATTTGGCAGAAACTCgggaaaaatgtataaattttgatttttgtttttttaggcaATACAGGAATTAGTAATATTTAGGTTAAGAAGTAAAAACTTTCCCCCCAGTCTCAATTATGGATTGGCTACTGTTTTGCTGATGCTTATCTAGTAGCTCTGTAATCTTTATCTCCATCAAGACCTACACAAAAGGAATCGGTAAAAATAGGTTTTCTATAGACATAAAGATTTTTAAACTTAATGAATTGTTCATGTTAATATACAATGAATGTGTGTGCTGTACATTTCATTTTATCTGTATATTTAAGTAGGTGTGAAAATTGCTGATTTTTCTATTACAGAAACTGAAGCATTTTTATTCAACAATTACGAATTGGGTTTGTATCTAGTATTCTTTTTACAGGACATGAATGTTGAACATCTTCGATGAATATTGTTTGTGAgcaaatttttatgtacatattgtgaacagtatatgtaaatatttgaatTACAAGAACATTGAATTACTTTGTGGTGGACTTCCTCATAATAAAAGTGTGAGACACGCTAAatttaaaatgcataaaaacCTTTCAAGGACTATTCCTGCAAATTTTTGCACTGTGACTCATTATTCTTTGGTGAAAACTGTTGCTTGAAGTATAAtaagttatttttctttcaagtaCCTTATAACAAGTCAGGAAAAGGAGTGTGGAAACTGGAATTTTTCCTCAAAGATATACCATTTGAATGGTGTACGCAAAATGGTGACGAGTgcttaaatgaaacaaaattatttattgcaGTTCAAGAAAGTCACAGTGTTGAGGGCGAATAGAAGTGGTTTTAGTTTCATCGTTTACATCTGAATTTTTTTGGTGTTTAGTAAAGCATTTTGCATAGACATTATCACCAAGTTGATTGGTTACAAATTTTTATTCAGAGGATGTGTCAGGACATGAATTTCTGTTGTAGCTTATCAGATTGCTTAATTTATCATAACTTATTTATTAACACATAAccaattattttcatattgtgtATAGCTTCCTATGTGTTGAAAAATTGAtgagttttaaattttatatattcttgtCAGAATGCCTCTTGGTTAGGCTATATTAAATCATGATTATCTTTGCAGGAAAAAAATTGAGTCAGTAATGCTATTCCAGGTGACTGAAGAGTAATTGATGTATGGGGACAGATTATGTGCCTTGTCATTACTTAAAGTTTCTGTGCatacttttgtatttatgataCCCACAAGAGGGGTGCCTTCATATCAAGGTACTTAGATCCCCCAGCAGTAAAGTGACATTTGTAAAGATTCTAGAGTGACTTCAGAGTAGTGGCTATGGTAAGTATGGAAGTGTGTTGTATGTCCTCCAGATTTTATAATTCAAAATGCATAGTGTGGTTCATAACTGGTCTGGTGACTTA
The sequence above is drawn from the Macrobrachium nipponense isolate FS-2020 chromosome 32, ASM1510439v2, whole genome shotgun sequence genome and encodes:
- the LOC135207558 gene encoding LOW QUALITY PROTEIN: trichohyalin-like (The sequence of the model RefSeq protein was modified relative to this genomic sequence to represent the inferred CDS: inserted 1 base in 1 codon) — translated: MDKAHHSSDKTHRLKNVQECTDTSDCVELSRTSGLHLKPIARLSITVTLPQLKSGQSISNWEVMEKLRAAILPEVFTVIQVTKSTLEFLRFDAEIENKKNLAQVISKIDQKGIKLSGFSELLKIRATEAKVPFPSRHDWDSFFRDAKHMNEMKPGERPDTVHFQDLPCRWFTHVGRDNRNEPSSYVLSKVMASFGEVRAVDIPICDPYRKKMSSSINGIKTFSFGQDLVFEAYVQFKEYIGFAKCMHALQGKKLVFVENDKAYSANIKVDFDRTKHLSEYSIRKRQAERDKLQSAEREQEEKVRKKLELEEMKREAERLRMEEEQRLKEERKEAKRREKESRRKAREEKRRALRMEKAEEKLRREQEEEEARIAKKIALEERKLLIAQRKXESIRLLDEIFERMKVERQKKVAHQREVELFEHVDKENTKKMKELKKKEMKEKKMQEKLALKERQLRDKLVKSYKSKEEDRMEQQREKVRKAVQGQVRMQSGISIRSLSSISSATSVSGSDLSSDTDSDSSSSLTQSPDAKLTLGRMRMDHMDEEELNDASHQAQPPEGLKNFLPYFEKYGYQEGLGYSEDWNYNEFYERGRGRGRGRWRFPRGPWRGRGFRDRGRGFRDRGRGYRGSWQGSGYGYDETKKPLETFKPKTTWYKKGEAGDDSSYSRSRSRSRSRRSFSRSRSRSRRSGSRGRSQSRSKRTRSRSRSKSRSKSRRSRTRSHSRTKHSRSASRSKSNRSRSRSRKTRSRSKSSHAKSHSRSRSASQKRSRSRSRKRSRSRSRSKSRSRSHSRSKRRRHSSSEEHSSRSGSKRRYKHRSERRDDNKKNVENINYEDLRESDLELSSDPEEQYFHDYYPDDEREDDSYSYDYYERGGSWRGHMGYGRGSRGRRSRSWRGRGRGWNYSSYPDYHEHDNWRNNDLSAGDHYRDMYQRYFESLTDREMAEKQNDDKNPVEEERSQSGYQDLKEKDRYQSRERETGHRALSEERKFPPEKPSRDRNSAVEGRLYFARKSADKLSSSDSQRDELNSKKHDYGKNFSEGNSVKDKTQMRRNYEEQDRSPRGCSQENKKQEPSRFRNHRENRAEDHRSRDSKDRGFEDIAGIDERWKTQVMRADLERVKGTRKEVSVKDRLSFVKREPTVVHSKYNPGYDYARKPPRKNQNDARFNIENRGHSEQIKLKDRLDFDYGRERQNERGGEIQPRRDDRARELRERRDVKVYDRDGREERTERKSRLDFEKRNSRVSSESDSESQNEKETRKKREHSESSVRKGKESYESERDTDDDDDDDDESQHKSHHRKQRKNGKKKRNDRSSDRKRKHKKKKKKKDSRRD